A genome region from Panicum virgatum strain AP13 chromosome 4K, P.virgatum_v5, whole genome shotgun sequence includes the following:
- the LOC120705081 gene encoding protein LE25-like, which produces MSAIKAKVEDAASSAKAGTEKAMAAAGEKAEKATMRDPMKKRAAEERKEDRKLEIESDERVEKAGHGSEKKHTVEG; this is translated from the coding sequence ATGTCTGCGATCAAAGCCAAGGTCGAGGACGCCGCTTCGTCCGCCAAGGCCGGCACGGAGaaggccatggccgccgccggtgagaaggcggagaaggcgacGATGAGAGACCCGATGAAGAAGCGGGCGGCCGAGGAGCGGAAGGAGGACCGGAAGCTGGAGATCGAATCCGACGAGAGGGTCGAGAAGGCCGGCCATGGCTCCGAGAAAAAGCACACGGTGGAAGGGTAG
- the LOC120705082 gene encoding uncharacterized protein LOC120705082, with protein MDRQWMYNADRRSKEFIDGLHYFLSVAEANKQNGFMCCPCVHCNNNKDYSSSRTIHSHIFANGFMKKYVCWTKHGEQGVTMEDNEEEDFDDHFPGNAGIGAFDDDIPMEEPEVDVAENDPSDDLGQALHNVQADCESETERLKFQKLLEDHHKLLYPDCQNGFKKLGTTLELLQWKATNGVSDKGFGELLKLVKKMLPKDNELPATTYEAKQLVCPLGLEVQKIHACPNDCILYRGEYENLDACPVCSALRYKIRKDDPGDVEGEPPRKRVPAKVMWYLPIIPRLKRLFRNKDNAKLMRWHKEERKKDSMLRHPADGSQWRKIDRTYPKFDLDARNCKKVVYMGHRRFLPIRHAVRKKGKHFKGQADHRTKPMHRSGKDVFNMVKDLEVVFGKGSGSQPVPNENGMAPMWKKKSIFWELPYWEVLDVRHAIDVMHLTKNFCVNLIAFLGVYGKTKDTVEARQELQRMEERDALHP; from the exons atggaccggcaatggatgtacaatgctgaccgacgttcgaaagaattcattgatggcctgcattattttttgtctgtggctgaggcaaacaagcagaatggttttatgtgctgcccgtgtgttcattgcaacaataacaaggattactcatcttcaagaaccatacacagccacattttcgcaaatggtttcatgaaaaagtatgtttgttggacgaagcacggagaacagggggttaccatggaagacaatgaagaagaagattttgacgaccactttcccgggaatgctggaatcggtgcattcgatgacgatattcccatggaagagcccgaagtagatgtagcagaaaatgatcccagcgacgatctggggcaagcattgcacaatgtgcaggcagactgtgagagtgaaacggagaggttgaagttccagaagttgttagaggaccaccataagttgttgtacccagattgtcaaaatggatttaagaaacttggcaccaccttggagttgctgcaatggaaggcgacaaatggtgtatccgacaagggatttggtgaattactcaaacttgttaaaaaaatgcttcctaaggacaatgaattgcctgccacaacgtatgaagccaaacaacttgtttgccctttgggactggaagtgcaaaagatacatgcatgccccaacgactgcatcctctaccgaggcgagtacgagaatttggatgcatgtcccgtatgcagtgcattgcgttacaagattagaaaagatgatcctggagatgtcgagggggagcctccccggaagagagttcctgcgaaggtcatgtggtatttgcctataataccacgtttgaagcgtctgtttagaaataaagataatgctaagttgatgcgatggcacaaagaggaacgtaagaaagactcgatgttgagacaccccgctgatgggtcgcagtggagaaaaatagatagaacgtaccctaaatttgatttggatgcgagaaac tgtaagaaggttgtatacatgggtcatcgtcggtttcttcccatcaggcatgcggtacgaaagaagggcaagcatttcaaaggccaagcggaccaccgaacaaaaccgatgcaccgtagtggtaaagacgtcttcaacatggtaaaagatctagaagttgtttttggaaagggatctggtagccaacctgttccgaacgaaaacggaatggcgcccatgtggaagaagaaatctatattttgggagctaccatattgggaagtcttagatgttcgtcatgcaattgatgtgatgcacctcacgaagaatttttgcgtcaacctgatagcattcttgggagtgtatggaaagacaaaagatacagtagaagcacgtcaagaattgcaacgtatggaagaacgagatgccttacatcca